CATACCAGAAGATGCGGTTTTACTGGCATCTGACTTCGGCTCTCTTTGTTCGCATGCGATGCCGTACCTCACCTTTCGGCAGTTGATGGTAGATAGCTTATCTCCAATGGTAAATCTTCTAACGCTTTTACCACCCACTCAGCAATGCGTTATACAATTCGTTTTGAAGCCATATCCAGATACCCCTCTTCGCAATTTTCATATGCGCTTGAGTATGTACCACTGGTTAAGCGTTTTCATTCGTAATCCCTATCAGTGGTTTTGGCCCGGAACGTATGAGCGACATCTTTGGGGGAATGCTCGGATGAAAGAACATCTCTTTCATGCCAATTTAAGAATCTTATTGTGGGAGGAAAATCGTCATCACGGGGATAAAGATATCGAGTCTCAACAGCGAGAGGCGCTTGAGCTTTCCATGCAGGCGATTCATTGTCCTCTCCGATTGCTTGATATGCATGCCCTCGGTATTTGCGCTCGTAAGAAAACAAAATTTGATCGCAGCGCCCTGGTTCCATTTCAGGAACGGAGGCTCAGTAAACCGTTTGTCCTTACGAGTAATGAAGTTGCCTCATTTTATCACCCAGTACCGATTCGCCAGCATCCTCATGTGAAGCACTTTCTCTCCGCGATAGGAACTCCTCCAGCTGGCGTTGTTCAGACGGGTCAACGTACGGATTTGAGCGTCTTTGGAGTGAACTCGGTGCAGGGAATTGAGCAGAAATTCGGAATTGCTCGGGCTAGTCGGCTCGGACAACTTCATGTTTTGGGAAAATCAGGTTCCGGAAAGTCGAAGCTCGTGGAGCTTCTAATGCGAGATGACTTGGTCAGAGGTAAGGGAATAGCTCTTATTGATTGTCACGGAGACTTAACTGAAGAGGTGCTGGCAGCAATTCCAGAATCTCGATTATCCGATGTTTGTCTCCTTGATTTTGCCGATGCCTCTTGTCTTCAAGCATTTAATCCTTTTTCACTGACGCGTGGCGAGACAAGGAAGGTTCTCATTAATACGCTCGTTCAATTTCTCTGCGCTGATATTGGAAGGGGCATACCGACAGAACGAGAGCAAAAACTCTTGAAGAATCTACTCCTCGTTGTAACGTCACTACCAGGCACAACTATCTCAGAGCTTTTACAGGTGCTTCTTGATCCTATATTGAGAGAAGAAATCATCACAAAGAGCTTGGAGACCGAGGCAAAGGAGTATTTTTCTCGTAATAAGGCACAGCTAGACGAGCTTTTAAAGCAAGAGTTTTTCCTGAGGCTTCGTGCGGAACTGTCCATGCTGCTTGCGACAAATTATGTCTCGGATGTAATGCAGCAAGAAGAGAATGCATATGATTTCCCGCAGATAGTACGTGACAAAAAGATTTTTATCGCACGACTTCCGAAGCAGATGCTCGGTACGAAGAATACCAGTCTTTTAGGATCGCTATTACTCGCTCTCATTGATTCAGCAGCAGAGTTTTATGCTGGACAGAAGAGTATGGCAGAGCCTTTTTATGTTTATATCGATGAATTTCAGAATTTTGCTTCTAACAGCTTCGTTTCTCAACTTTCATCGGCAAAGGAGAAGGGGCTCAGCTATACGATTGTGCATCAAACACTCGGGCAGATTCCAAAAGAGATACAAACAATCATTAAATCAAAGATTGAGAATTTTATTGCATTTCAACTCGGTGGCAGTGACGCCACATTTATGAGCGAAATATTTCGGGAAGAGTTTACCGCCAATCATTTGATGCATTTAGATTTCCGACATTTTTATGCCTTGATGACTATGAGCGGAGACTCTGTTAAGCCATTTTCCGGCAGGACTATTGACGTTGACCGCGTAGCGAAAGGTGATGACGTTCGAGAAAAAGTTCGTGAGCGGATGACTGCTGATTCGCAGCATCGGTTCAATGCAGGAGGAAAGCCATGAGTTTCCTCTCTGAAGAGCGAAAGACGTTTTGGATTCTTTTCCCAAGATCTGAGTATTTTACTTCAGATGCGATGGTTGAGGCGTCGATGGTGCTGACAATGTCCCGGAAGTGGGGCGAAGCATCGGAGAATATACTTGACTCTCGCCCCGATCCGTTTTCTTTAGAAGTGTATGTTGAAAACGGTGAGATAGCTTTTGGATTTACTGCTAGTGGCCATAATATTGCCGCAATTCTCGGTATAATTTATCAGATATATCCTGAAGCCGAAGTCATAGAGGTTCCAGAGTACTTTGAAGATGTATCAGAGGGGTCGCATGTAGCGGTCGCGAACATGACGTATAAGCGGTCTAATCTTTTTGGAGTAAAGACCTACCGCGTTATTGAGGCTGATCCGATGCATCCATTCCTCAATGTCTTAGTTGAGTTGCCCAAGCATGTTCGATTGCTTTTTCAAATGACAAGCAGAACGCATTACTCGGTGAAAGGTACGTATTACGGACTGGAGATTGCTACTTGGATTCACTGGTTCAGAAGTCGGTTCTCTCCACGTTATTGGGTGAAGCGAGAAGTTCGAGAACGAGAAGCTCAGGGCATACATGAGAAGATTCGTGGGAACCTCATGTGGTCGAATATTCACATTGGATGCGTTATTGATGGATCTGAAACGAAAGGCAATCCAAGTGCTATTCGCGAAGAGCAGAAGCGATATATCCAGTCAGTAGTAGGGTCTTGGAGTATATTAAAAGATGTACACTGGAACTGGTTCGTGATGACTCACTTAAAGTATGGCTATGACCAGTTAGAGCGACTTCGAAAACGAACGGTCGGCAAACGAAGACCGAATATGCAGATTGCGATGGCTGAACAAGCTGCGCTTTGGCACCTGCCCGGTGTTAACGAAGCGCTACACTTCAAGACCGTGAAGTCCAGAAAATGGGGTCCTCCGCCAGATTTGCCAAGTCCTTTGGACTCCGGAGAGGTGACTCCCGTTGGGGAGACAAACTGGAGGGGCATCCGACAGGATTTTGGCATTTTTCGAGAAGATAGAAAGCGACA
This genomic window from bacterium contains:
- a CDS encoding ATP-binding protein, which translates into the protein MEKSLIPNIKTFDVLDMPESDTKPQLYSLIYGREVLSDVAGTYYSFLKIPRTAEFAETVQTLFEEAKHSFSFELFARRQVVEYGITCSPRDREQMMSSFHLVFPSSRIQQREDYTKDIPEDAVLLASDFGSLCSHAMPYLTFRQLMVDSLSPMVNLLTLLPPTQQCVIQFVLKPYPDTPLRNFHMRLSMYHWLSVFIRNPYQWFWPGTYERHLWGNARMKEHLFHANLRILLWEENRHHGDKDIESQQREALELSMQAIHCPLRLLDMHALGICARKKTKFDRSALVPFQERRLSKPFVLTSNEVASFYHPVPIRQHPHVKHFLSAIGTPPAGVVQTGQRTDLSVFGVNSVQGIEQKFGIARASRLGQLHVLGKSGSGKSKLVELLMRDDLVRGKGIALIDCHGDLTEEVLAAIPESRLSDVCLLDFADASCLQAFNPFSLTRGETRKVLINTLVQFLCADIGRGIPTEREQKLLKNLLLVVTSLPGTTISELLQVLLDPILREEIITKSLETEAKEYFSRNKAQLDELLKQEFFLRLRAELSMLLATNYVSDVMQQEENAYDFPQIVRDKKIFIARLPKQMLGTKNTSLLGSLLLALIDSAAEFYAGQKSMAEPFYVYIDEFQNFASNSFVSQLSSAKEKGLSYTIVHQTLGQIPKEIQTIIKSKIENFIAFQLGGSDATFMSEIFREEFTANHLMHLDFRHFYALMTMSGDSVKPFSGRTIDVDRVAKGDDVREKVRERMTADSQHRFNAGGKP